The following coding sequences lie in one Calidithermus timidus DSM 17022 genomic window:
- the trpE gene encoding anthranilate synthase component I produces the protein MRTMKQEVTVPVKKTLLADLETPVTAYLKLSEKTTPSFLLESVEGGKAWARWSFVGIGARRTFRLKDGVMTIGGEAVPTSDPLRTLYEAIHRPTRPDPDLPLFWGGAVGYAAYDLIRYYEKLPTLKPDVLGVPDLLFVEPEVLVVFDQFKQQMHLVAPAEEGNAASRAQALERIAWAEKKLDGPLPGVPGERAGRRLEFSHNVTQAEYEAIVQRALEYIRAGDIFQVVPSLRMSAPLNVHPFAIYRALRSVNPSPYMGFLDLGEVTLVSCSPESLLRSDGRRVVTRPIAGTRRRGQDAAEDQALASELLSDEKERAEHVMLVDLSRNDLGRVCRYGTVRPSQLMSVENYSHVMHIVSTVEGELREDKNPLDALASVLPMGTVSGAPKIRAMEIIEELEPSRRGAYGGSFGYVAYDGHMDQALTLRTIVVAAGQIHIQAGAGVVYDSNPTNEYQECLNKAQAMVKAVRLAEEGL, from the coding sequence ATGCGCACGATGAAACAGGAAGTAACCGTCCCGGTGAAGAAGACTTTGCTGGCCGACCTCGAGACCCCCGTCACGGCCTATCTCAAACTCTCGGAGAAGACCACCCCGAGCTTCCTCCTGGAGTCGGTGGAAGGGGGCAAGGCTTGGGCCCGCTGGTCCTTCGTGGGCATCGGGGCGCGGCGTACCTTTCGGCTCAAGGACGGGGTGATGACCATTGGCGGCGAAGCGGTCCCGACCTCCGACCCCCTACGCACACTCTACGAGGCCATCCACCGCCCCACCCGCCCCGACCCCGATTTGCCCCTCTTCTGGGGTGGCGCGGTGGGCTACGCGGCCTACGACCTGATCCGCTACTACGAGAAGCTGCCCACGCTCAAACCCGACGTGCTGGGCGTTCCGGATTTGCTCTTCGTCGAGCCCGAGGTGCTGGTGGTCTTCGACCAATTCAAGCAGCAGATGCACCTCGTGGCCCCGGCGGAGGAAGGCAACGCGGCCTCGAGGGCTCAGGCGCTCGAGCGCATCGCCTGGGCCGAGAAGAAACTGGATGGTCCCCTGCCCGGCGTGCCCGGCGAGCGGGCCGGGCGGCGGCTGGAGTTCAGCCACAACGTCACGCAGGCCGAGTACGAGGCCATAGTGCAGCGGGCGCTGGAGTACATCCGCGCGGGCGACATCTTCCAGGTGGTGCCCAGCCTGAGGATGTCGGCCCCCCTGAACGTGCACCCCTTCGCCATCTACCGGGCGCTGCGCTCGGTCAACCCCAGCCCCTACATGGGTTTTCTGGACTTGGGCGAGGTCACGCTGGTCTCGTGTAGCCCCGAGAGCTTGCTGCGCTCCGACGGGCGGAGGGTGGTCACCCGCCCCATCGCCGGAACCCGCCGCCGCGGGCAGGACGCCGCCGAGGACCAGGCCCTGGCCAGCGAACTGCTCTCCGACGAGAAGGAGCGGGCCGAGCACGTCATGCTGGTGGACCTCTCCCGCAACGACCTGGGCCGGGTGTGCCGCTACGGTACGGTGCGCCCAAGCCAGCTCATGAGCGTGGAGAACTACTCGCACGTCATGCACATCGTCTCGACCGTCGAGGGCGAGCTGCGCGAGGACAAGAACCCCCTCGACGCCTTGGCCTCGGTGCTGCCGATGGGCACGGTCTCGGGGGCCCCCAAGATCCGGGCCATGGAGATCATCGAGGAGCTCGAGCCCTCCCGCCGCGGCGCCTACGGCGGCAGCTTCGGCTACGTGGCCTACGACGGGCACATGGACCAGGCCCTCACGCTCAGGACCATCGTGGTGGCCGCCGGGCAAATCCACATCCAGGCCGGGGCGGGGGTGGTCTACGACTCCAACCCCACCAACGAGTACCAGGAGTGTTTGAACAAAGCCCAAGCCATGGTCAAAGCCGTGCGATTGGCCGAGGAAGGGCTGTGA
- a CDS encoding glycosyltransferase family 2 protein yields the protein MICVIVPLHPTQDRRELLEAKLRALEGQGELEVILVSDAPHPYAFLDEYRPPYPLRILHDPQAKSAGRKRNRGAAAAQGEHLIFSDDDVVPEPGWLEAFRQAFAREQAVYLGGFRFREGHAWKPALRLGRVGFNNVNGVALGMPRALFERVGGFAEWLEGYGGEDLEFGYRVVKAGIPLRYLPQAQAKHLGPTPTRDLLKARQAGAQAARIARYHKDPKLALELGVHPAQLVLKMTTLPWMKGLLGYTGDYELAYAWGAWETRYDQRPGEGRRA from the coding sequence ATGATCTGCGTCATCGTCCCCCTTCACCCCACCCAGGACCGGCGTGAGCTGCTCGAGGCCAAGCTGCGCGCCCTCGAGGGGCAGGGTGAGCTCGAGGTAATTCTGGTGAGCGACGCGCCGCATCCCTACGCCTTCCTCGACGAGTACCGACCGCCCTACCCGCTGCGCATCCTCCACGACCCCCAGGCCAAAAGTGCGGGGCGCAAGCGCAACCGGGGGGCTGCCGCCGCGCAGGGGGAGCACCTGATCTTCTCCGACGACGACGTGGTGCCCGAGCCGGGCTGGCTCGAGGCCTTCCGCCAAGCCTTCGCCCGCGAGCAGGCCGTGTATCTGGGCGGCTTTCGCTTCAGGGAAGGGCACGCCTGGAAGCCCGCCCTGCGCTTGGGGCGGGTGGGCTTCAACAACGTCAACGGGGTCGCGCTGGGGATGCCGCGCGCCCTCTTCGAACGGGTCGGGGGCTTCGCCGAGTGGCTCGAGGGCTACGGCGGGGAGGACCTCGAGTTCGGCTACCGGGTGGTAAAGGCCGGGATTCCCCTGCGTTACCTGCCCCAGGCCCAGGCCAAGCACCTGGGGCCCACCCCCACCCGCGACCTGCTCAAAGCCCGTCAGGCCGGGGCCCAGGCCGCCCGCATCGCCCGCTACCACAAAGACCCCAAGCTGGCGCTCGAGCTGGGCGTACACCCGGCCCAACTGGTGCTCAAGATGACCACCCTGCCCTGGATGAAAGGGCTGCTGGGCTACACCGGCGACTACGAGCTGGCCTATGCCTGGGGAGCCTGGGAAACCCGCTACGACCAGAGGCCGGGAGAAGGGAGGCGAGCGTAG
- a CDS encoding anthranilate synthase component II, which produces MKRILMIDNYDSFTYNLAQYLGELGALLTVWRNDRFALEDVAAFDPDGIVVSPGPCTPKEAGLSVPLIRRYAPEYPILGVCLGHQSIGEAFGARVVRHRLIVHGKTSPIQHDGSGIFAGLPTPFTATRYHSLVVEDLPEALRVTAWVDEPVGRTVMGLQHRDYPTYGVQFHPESVLTEGGKQMLANFLQICR; this is translated from the coding sequence ATGAAGCGGATCCTGATGATCGACAACTACGACTCCTTCACCTACAACCTGGCGCAGTACCTGGGCGAGCTGGGCGCCCTGCTGACGGTGTGGCGCAACGACCGCTTCGCCCTCGAGGACGTCGCCGCCTTCGACCCCGACGGGATCGTGGTCTCTCCCGGCCCCTGCACCCCAAAAGAAGCGGGGCTCTCGGTGCCGCTGATCCGGCGCTACGCCCCCGAGTACCCCATCCTGGGCGTGTGCCTGGGCCACCAGAGCATCGGGGAGGCCTTCGGGGCCAGGGTGGTGCGGCACAGGCTCATCGTGCACGGCAAGACCAGCCCCATCCAGCATGACGGCAGCGGGATCTTCGCCGGGCTGCCCACGCCCTTTACCGCCACCCGCTACCACTCGCTGGTGGTGGAGGACCTGCCCGAAGCGCTGCGGGTGACGGCCTGGGTGGACGAGCCGGTAGGCCGCACGGTGATGGGCCTGCAACACCGCGACTACCCCACCTACGGGGTGCAGTTCCACCCCGAGTCGGTCCTGACCGAAGGCGGCAAGCAGATGCTGGCGAACTTCCTGCAGATATGCCGGTAG
- the trpD gene encoding anthranilate phosphoribosyltransferase, with translation MDVLKKALSGEQLSQEEARALMGRIMAGELTPAQMAGVLVALRVRGETLEEITGFAEGMREAAVTIRVSRRPLVDIVGTGGIAPEAFNISTTSCFVVAAGGVAVAKHGNRLASSRSGSFDLLEALGIRLDTSVERVAEGIEALGIGFLFARNHHPAMRHVAPVRAELGVRTVFNILGPLTNPAYASHYVLGVYTPTLLETFANAVRKLGAEAALVVHGDGLDDFGLWNNQLAELHNGSIRRYTLTPGEVGLPAATYEQLTGGTPQENAVIARAILSGQERGPRRDAVALTAGAAFYISGKAPGIAQGVALAQEVLDSGAGLELLERLVRFTQG, from the coding sequence ATGGACGTACTGAAAAAAGCCCTCTCCGGCGAACAGCTATCGCAAGAAGAAGCCCGCGCCCTGATGGGCCGCATCATGGCCGGCGAGCTGACCCCGGCGCAGATGGCTGGGGTGCTGGTGGCCCTGCGGGTGCGGGGGGAGACGCTCGAGGAGATCACCGGCTTCGCCGAGGGCATGCGCGAGGCGGCGGTGACGATCCGGGTCTCGCGCAGGCCACTGGTGGACATCGTTGGCACCGGGGGCATCGCCCCGGAGGCCTTCAACATCTCCACCACCTCCTGCTTCGTGGTGGCGGCTGGGGGGGTGGCGGTAGCCAAGCACGGCAACCGCCTGGCCTCCTCGCGCTCGGGATCCTTCGACTTGCTCGAGGCTCTAGGCATCCGGCTCGACACCTCGGTGGAGCGGGTGGCCGAGGGTATCGAAGCGTTGGGCATCGGCTTCCTCTTCGCTCGCAACCACCACCCCGCCATGCGCCACGTGGCCCCGGTACGGGCCGAGCTGGGCGTGCGCACGGTGTTCAACATCCTGGGGCCCCTCACCAACCCCGCCTACGCCAGCCACTACGTGCTGGGGGTGTACACCCCGACCTTGCTCGAGACCTTCGCCAACGCCGTGCGCAAGCTGGGCGCCGAGGCTGCGCTGGTGGTCCACGGCGACGGCCTCGACGACTTCGGGCTGTGGAACAACCAACTCGCCGAGCTCCACAACGGCTCGATCCGCCGCTACACCCTCACCCCCGGCGAAGTCGGCCTTCCCGCCGCCACCTACGAGCAACTCACCGGGGGCACCCCGCAGGAAAACGCCGTGATCGCCCGGGCCATCCTCTCGGGGCAGGAGCGTGGCCCCCGCCGCGACGCCGTGGCCCTCACCGCCGGAGCCGCCTTCTACATCAGCGGCAAGGCCCCCGGTATCGCCCAGGGCGTAGCCCTGGCCCAGGAAGTGCTCGACAGCGGGGCGGGGCTGGAGCTGCTCGAGCGCCTGGTGCGCTTCACGCAGGGCTGA